A window of Corallococcus macrosporus DSM 14697 contains these coding sequences:
- a CDS encoding ABC transporter permease → MSAFAAMAWNGFREARRNRVTVLVGAFALLLLFATTLVTEVTVSTFDRVVTDFGLGVMSLLLVFLSIYLSSGLISREIERRTIFLMVSKPMSRTRFLLARLAGNMLTLGVLLVAMTLLFWVELVLHRSPITQPQMAALWGLYLELFVLTSAGFLMSTFASQLVSALVTTGLYFAGHLCSDIYNLGTKSQVEFVQWISKATYYALPNLERLNFRPRATYAIDVTTAELGSATLYALGWGALFCVLASLVFERRDFR, encoded by the coding sequence ATGAGCGCCTTCGCTGCCATGGCGTGGAACGGTTTTCGGGAGGCGCGTCGCAACCGGGTGACGGTGCTGGTCGGAGCCTTCGCGCTCCTGTTGCTCTTCGCGACCACGCTCGTCACGGAGGTCACGGTCAGCACCTTCGACCGGGTGGTGACTGACTTCGGGCTCGGGGTGATGAGCCTGTTGCTCGTCTTCCTCTCCATCTATCTGTCGTCTGGACTCATCAGCCGCGAAATCGAGCGTCGCACCATCTTCCTGATGGTCTCCAAGCCGATGTCCCGAACCCGGTTCCTGCTGGCGCGGCTCGCGGGCAACATGCTCACCCTGGGGGTGTTGCTGGTGGCGATGACGCTCCTGTTCTGGGTGGAGCTCGTCCTGCATCGCTCACCCATCACCCAGCCGCAGATGGCCGCGCTGTGGGGGCTCTACCTGGAGCTCTTCGTCCTCACGAGCGCGGGGTTCCTGATGTCCACCTTCGCCAGCCAGTTGGTCTCCGCGCTGGTGACGACGGGCCTGTACTTCGCGGGCCACCTCTGCTCGGACATCTACAACCTGGGGACGAAGTCCCAGGTCGAGTTCGTCCAGTGGATCAGCAAGGCCACGTACTACGCGCTGCCCAACCTGGAGCGGTTGAACTTCCGGCCTCGAGCGACCTACGCCATCGACGTCACGACGGCTGAGTTGGGGTCCGCGACCCTCTATGCCCTGGGGTGGGGCGCGCTCTTCTGCGTCCTGGCGTCGCTGGTGTTCGAGCGGCGCGACTTCCGCTGA
- the pilM gene encoding type IV pilus assembly protein PilM yields the protein MAKGKLVLGLDIGSTSIKMILLKEQRKRGEVIYALQSFGMKPLPPEAIVDGALMNSTAIVQAVQDLMSELKVKGKDVAIGVSGHSVIIKKIQMPRMSQDELEESIQWEAEQYIPFDVKDVNIDTQILDGGGNDATGQMDVLLVAAKKDMINDYTTVVSEAGLAPVVVDVDAFAVQNMFSVNYDVPDRETVVLINAGASVVNINIISSGATVFTRDVTIGGNQFTEEIQKQLNVSYEEAEALKIGGNGADADAVVPQDVERVLSSVAEQVAGEIQRSLDFYAGTAADSNFSKVYLSGGTAKIPALFKTIEARTGVPVEILNPFRKIEVDNRKFDPAFIMDVAPMAAVAVGLALRRPGDKLA from the coding sequence ATGGCGAAGGGCAAACTGGTACTCGGCCTGGATATCGGATCGACGTCCATCAAGATGATTCTCCTCAAGGAGCAGCGCAAGCGCGGCGAGGTCATCTACGCGCTGCAGAGCTTCGGGATGAAGCCGCTTCCTCCGGAGGCCATCGTCGACGGCGCGCTGATGAACTCCACGGCCATCGTCCAGGCCGTGCAGGACCTGATGTCCGAGCTGAAGGTGAAGGGCAAGGACGTGGCCATCGGCGTGTCCGGCCACTCGGTCATCATCAAGAAGATTCAGATGCCGCGCATGTCCCAGGATGAGCTCGAGGAGAGCATCCAGTGGGAGGCGGAGCAGTACATCCCGTTCGATGTGAAGGACGTGAACATCGACACGCAGATCCTGGACGGCGGCGGCAACGACGCCACCGGGCAGATGGACGTGCTGCTGGTCGCGGCCAAGAAGGACATGATCAACGACTACACCACGGTGGTCTCCGAGGCCGGCCTGGCCCCGGTCGTGGTGGACGTGGACGCCTTCGCCGTCCAGAACATGTTCTCCGTCAACTACGACGTGCCAGACCGCGAGACGGTGGTGCTCATCAACGCGGGCGCGTCCGTGGTGAACATCAACATCATCTCCAGCGGCGCGACGGTGTTCACGCGCGACGTCACCATCGGCGGCAACCAGTTCACCGAGGAGATCCAGAAGCAGCTCAACGTCTCCTACGAGGAGGCCGAGGCGCTGAAGATTGGTGGCAACGGCGCGGACGCGGACGCCGTGGTGCCTCAGGACGTGGAGCGCGTGCTCTCCAGCGTGGCGGAGCAGGTCGCCGGAGAAATCCAGCGCTCGCTCGACTTCTACGCGGGCACCGCCGCGGACTCGAACTTCAGCAAGGTCTACCTGTCGGGCGGCACGGCGAAGATTCCCGCGCTGTTCAAGACCATTGAAGCGCGCACCGGTGTGCCGGTGGAGATCCTCAACCCCTTCCGCAAGATCGAAGTGGACAACCGGAAGTTCGACCCCGCGTTCATCATGGACGTGGCGCCCATGGCCGCGGTGGCAGTGGGACTGGCGCTGCGGCGCCCGGGCGACAAGCTGGCCTGA
- a CDS encoding ABC transporter ATP-binding protein, translating to MSAGVSAVSSLPVSIRGLSKTYRVGFFLNKQVKALQGLDLEIAPGQVYGLLGPNGAGKSTTIKILMGLVRASQGQALLFGEPPDRPHVRRQVGFLPENPSLYEYLTGREFVTLAGRIFGMSGHDLDQRVERVLGEVGMGRASDLQIRRYSKGMVQRTALAQALISGPRLLVLDEPTSGLDPLGRRQMRDIILAERAKGTTILFCTHIISDVESLCDRVVVLVGGRRVQEGSVQELVSAKAPSVEMVVHGLPLEQLQSLGFAYEQAQQLDSRVLLRVPDADSHPLLQAVLNKGGRVSSVQPARFSLEDLFLDAMKQAGGQTVGGEIQ from the coding sequence ATGAGCGCTGGTGTTTCCGCCGTGTCGAGCCTGCCGGTTTCCATCCGCGGCTTGTCGAAGACGTACCGGGTCGGCTTCTTCCTCAACAAGCAGGTGAAGGCGCTCCAGGGCTTGGATCTGGAGATTGCGCCAGGACAGGTCTACGGGTTGCTCGGGCCCAATGGCGCTGGCAAGTCGACGACCATCAAGATCCTGATGGGGCTGGTTCGTGCATCCCAAGGGCAGGCGCTGCTCTTCGGTGAGCCCCCGGACCGGCCGCATGTCCGGCGGCAAGTCGGGTTCCTGCCGGAGAACCCCTCGCTCTACGAGTACCTGACCGGGCGCGAGTTCGTGACCCTGGCCGGCCGTATCTTCGGGATGAGTGGCCACGACCTGGACCAACGCGTGGAGCGTGTGCTGGGTGAGGTTGGGATGGGGCGCGCCTCGGACCTGCAGATTCGCCGCTACTCGAAGGGCATGGTGCAGCGTACCGCGCTGGCGCAGGCGCTGATCAGCGGGCCTCGCCTGCTGGTGCTGGACGAACCGACCTCCGGTCTGGATCCATTGGGGCGTCGGCAGATGCGCGACATCATCCTGGCGGAGCGGGCCAAGGGAACGACCATCCTGTTCTGCACGCACATCATCTCGGACGTGGAGTCGCTCTGTGACCGGGTGGTGGTGCTCGTTGGTGGCCGGAGGGTTCAAGAGGGCAGTGTGCAGGAGTTGGTCTCTGCGAAGGCCCCCTCGGTGGAGATGGTCGTTCACGGCCTCCCCTTGGAGCAACTGCAGTCACTGGGCTTTGCGTACGAGCAAGCGCAACAGTTGGACAGCCGGGTCCTTCTTCGAGTGCCAGATGCCGATTCACACCCCCTGCTCCAGGCTGTCCTCAACAAGGGGGGGCGTGTGAGCAGCGTGCAACCCGCGCGGTTCTCCCTGGAGGATCTCTTCCTGGATGCGATGAAGCAGGCAGGTGGGCAGACGGTTGGCGGGGAGATTCAGTGA
- a CDS encoding sigma-54-dependent transcriptional regulator, protein MPLFRTILVADDEPSIRHILTLVLTDGGYEVRAVADGEDALRELAARDYDVLLCDVRMPKKDGLAVLREAMAAHPGLTAVVMSAYGSQDQALEAVAAGAFDYVQKPFKPDEIVFVLRKAEERERLVRENRRLKKAQLPSAPEGHILGESPALHTLLHQVTRLAPVDTTVLISGESGTGKELIARELHLRSPRAPMAFVAVNCGAIPAGLIESELFGHAKGAFTDARTAKRGLFAEADGGTLFLDEVGELPLQAQVKLLRVLQEGEIRPVGENRVEKVNVRVVAATLRDLSKLVAKGEFREDLYYRLNVVNLRVPPLRERREDVPLLARAFILRFNRELNREPPVVGLSAEAEALLQSYSWPGNVRELENAMERAVLLADEDRILPANLPERLWAGAPPGSSEPVGAALQASGDLSLKRAIRELEESYIRAALRKTKGNRTRAAELLDISHRALLYKIKEYGIDPDAEAERA, encoded by the coding sequence ATGCCCTTGTTCCGGACCATCCTCGTCGCCGATGACGAGCCTTCCATCCGCCACATCCTCACGCTCGTGCTCACCGATGGTGGCTACGAGGTTCGCGCGGTCGCGGACGGTGAAGATGCCCTGCGGGAGCTGGCGGCTCGCGATTACGACGTTCTCCTCTGTGACGTGCGCATGCCCAAGAAGGATGGGCTCGCCGTCCTTCGTGAAGCGATGGCCGCCCACCCCGGGCTGACCGCGGTGGTGATGAGCGCCTACGGCTCCCAAGACCAGGCGCTGGAAGCCGTCGCCGCAGGTGCGTTCGACTACGTCCAGAAGCCCTTCAAGCCCGACGAAATCGTCTTCGTCCTCCGGAAGGCGGAGGAGCGAGAGCGACTGGTTCGAGAGAACCGGCGGCTGAAGAAGGCCCAACTGCCCTCGGCGCCGGAGGGCCACATCCTCGGGGAAAGCCCCGCGCTGCACACCCTGTTGCACCAGGTGACCCGGCTCGCGCCCGTGGACACCACGGTGCTCATCAGCGGCGAGAGCGGCACGGGCAAGGAGCTCATCGCGCGGGAATTGCACCTTCGCAGTCCCCGCGCCCCCATGGCCTTCGTGGCGGTCAACTGCGGCGCCATCCCGGCCGGCCTCATCGAGAGCGAGCTGTTCGGGCACGCCAAGGGCGCCTTCACCGATGCGCGCACCGCCAAACGCGGGCTGTTCGCGGAAGCAGATGGCGGCACGCTCTTTCTTGATGAGGTGGGCGAACTGCCTCTGCAAGCCCAGGTCAAGTTACTGCGCGTCCTCCAGGAGGGCGAAATCCGTCCCGTCGGAGAGAACCGGGTCGAGAAGGTGAACGTGCGAGTGGTGGCCGCAACCCTGCGGGACCTCTCCAAGCTGGTGGCGAAGGGCGAGTTCCGCGAGGACCTGTACTACCGGCTCAACGTGGTGAACCTGCGCGTTCCTCCGCTGCGGGAGCGGCGCGAGGACGTGCCGCTGCTGGCGCGGGCCTTCATCCTTCGGTTCAACCGCGAGCTGAACCGGGAGCCGCCCGTGGTCGGGCTGTCCGCAGAAGCAGAGGCGCTCCTTCAGTCCTACTCCTGGCCCGGCAACGTGCGCGAGTTGGAGAACGCCATGGAGCGCGCGGTGCTGCTGGCGGACGAGGACCGCATCCTTCCCGCCAACCTGCCCGAACGGCTGTGGGCCGGCGCCCCACCTGGTTCCTCGGAGCCCGTAGGCGCTGCGCTACAGGCCAGTGGCGACCTGTCGCTCAAGCGGGCCATCCGGGAGCTGGAGGAGTCCTACATCCGGGCTGCCCTGCGGAAGACGAAGGGCAATCGCACCCGGGCCGCGGAGCTGCTGGACATCAGTCACCGGGCACTCCTCTACAAAATCAAGGAGTACGGAATCGACCCGGACGCCGAGGCGGAGCGGGCCTGA
- a CDS encoding ABC transporter: MRIVVLCLAVGSIAVMADKPAKPLRTKDGPILPRRELLEVVGAAQKPLLADFYWIQSIQQVGRANTDTEYRDVYFFADLATDLDPKFRYVYEWGAITTPVNLGREQWVNTDLSSRLLTKGLTEFPDDSRFLFQLAYNKMTYDRDYKAAADLLMRLAKLPGTPSYVPGLATRLYAQAGSFDSGLEMAELLRDSASDEESRAFYEHRILELLRERVLTQLDDAIGAFQRDRGQLPPSISSLVGAGYLRAIPEDPLEGQFFIDRRGRARSTSGLYRLEMYDDAKKKELREDLAAGGIQVEGLEESP; the protein is encoded by the coding sequence ATGCGGATTGTCGTGCTGTGCCTTGCGGTCGGCTCCATCGCGGTGATGGCCGACAAGCCAGCGAAGCCCTTGCGGACGAAGGATGGGCCCATCCTCCCGCGAAGAGAACTGCTGGAGGTGGTGGGAGCGGCCCAGAAGCCGCTACTGGCGGACTTCTACTGGATACAGAGCATCCAGCAGGTGGGGCGCGCCAATACCGACACGGAATATCGTGACGTATACTTCTTCGCCGACCTGGCGACGGATCTCGATCCGAAATTCCGCTACGTGTACGAGTGGGGCGCCATCACGACTCCCGTCAATCTTGGGCGTGAGCAGTGGGTGAATACCGACTTGTCGTCTCGGTTGCTGACCAAGGGGCTGACCGAGTTCCCGGATGACAGCCGTTTCTTGTTCCAACTTGCGTACAACAAGATGACCTACGACCGGGACTACAAGGCCGCCGCTGACTTGCTCATGCGGTTGGCGAAGTTACCAGGAACACCATCCTACGTGCCGGGGCTGGCCACTCGACTGTACGCCCAGGCTGGCAGCTTTGATTCAGGTCTCGAGATGGCGGAGCTCCTTCGTGACAGTGCTTCTGACGAAGAGTCTCGCGCGTTCTACGAGCACCGCATTCTGGAACTCCTGCGGGAGCGTGTGCTCACCCAGCTTGATGATGCCATCGGGGCGTTTCAGCGAGATCGAGGTCAGCTTCCACCCTCGATTTCTTCGCTGGTGGGGGCGGGGTATCTGCGCGCTATTCCGGAGGACCCACTGGAAGGGCAATTTTTCATTGACCGGAGGGGGCGCGCGCGCTCCACATCGGGGCTCTACAGGTTGGAGATGTACGACGACGCCAAGAAGAAGGAACTGCGCGAAGACCTCGCTGCAGGTGGCATCCAGGTCGAGGGGTTGGAGGAGTCGCCATGA
- a CDS encoding pilus assembly protein PilP, with product MKTFKATMTTAMLALALGACDDAPSAPPKAAKPKAAAAAPVTAAPVEAPVQQVPAVTYTYNPVGKRDPFRSPIEDLGPVNANPVASCHEPLCAFDLDQLKLVAVVTGDSSPMAMVEDPAGRGHIVRRNTRMGRQGGKVTQILRDSVTVTEVFSGNGEIIKNPVMLQLKPDAKQDPAYNMMTGRNFGE from the coding sequence ATGAAGACGTTCAAGGCCACCATGACCACCGCGATGCTCGCCCTGGCGCTAGGCGCTTGTGACGACGCGCCGAGCGCACCGCCGAAGGCCGCAAAGCCCAAAGCGGCAGCCGCCGCACCGGTGACGGCGGCTCCCGTCGAAGCGCCGGTTCAGCAGGTGCCGGCTGTGACCTACACTTACAACCCGGTGGGTAAGCGCGATCCTTTCCGTAGCCCCATCGAGGATCTGGGGCCGGTGAACGCGAACCCGGTCGCTTCGTGTCATGAGCCGCTTTGCGCCTTCGATCTGGACCAGCTCAAGCTGGTTGCTGTCGTGACCGGCGATTCCAGCCCGATGGCCATGGTGGAAGATCCGGCTGGCCGAGGCCACATCGTGCGTCGCAACACGCGGATGGGGCGGCAGGGTGGCAAGGTCACCCAGATTCTCCGTGACTCCGTGACGGTGACGGAGGTGTTTTCGGGCAACGGCGAGATCATCAAGAATCCCGTGATGCTGCAGTTGAAGCCTGATGCAAAGCAGGATCCCGCCTACAACATGATGACGGGCAGGAACTTCGGGGAGTAG
- a CDS encoding prepilin peptidase, which yields MTHSSLPGYFGPLFAVFLFVLGLCVGSFLNVVIARVPLDQSIVRPGSRCPKCGHVLSWYENIPLLSWLALRARCRGCGAPISARYPMVELLTGLLYFACLRRFGWSYELVPALVLVSLLVPLAFIDLDHWILPLSMTVSGMLAGIMLAIPLGTEALRDALIGAAVGFLSFRLMEYVGWKVFQREALGAGDKYLVAMLGAFLSWRALLGILLFASMQGAVVGIVMLLLTGRAGPRAEEAEPETPEGEVPPLTMTWEFTQPGLPFWKRLLLVPVCLLVQPIPDAPLDEEGEEEEWIPERTSIPFGPWLALAGLELLLLGPWLARILPPDIAMMLGAVP from the coding sequence GTGACGCATTCCTCCCTGCCGGGATACTTCGGGCCCCTGTTCGCCGTGTTCCTGTTCGTGCTCGGCCTATGCGTGGGCAGTTTCCTCAACGTCGTCATCGCGCGGGTGCCGCTGGACCAGAGCATTGTCCGGCCGGGTTCGCGCTGCCCCAAATGCGGGCATGTGTTGTCCTGGTACGAGAACATCCCGCTGCTGTCCTGGCTGGCGCTTCGCGCTCGCTGCCGGGGTTGTGGCGCGCCCATCTCCGCGCGCTACCCCATGGTGGAACTGCTCACCGGGCTGCTCTACTTCGCCTGCCTACGGCGCTTCGGATGGAGCTATGAGCTGGTGCCAGCGCTGGTGCTGGTGTCCCTGCTGGTGCCGCTGGCCTTCATCGACCTGGACCACTGGATACTGCCGCTGTCCATGACGGTGTCGGGGATGCTCGCGGGAATCATGCTCGCGATACCCCTGGGGACAGAGGCTTTGCGCGACGCCCTGATTGGCGCGGCGGTGGGCTTCTTGTCCTTCCGCCTGATGGAATACGTCGGCTGGAAGGTGTTCCAGCGAGAGGCGCTCGGAGCCGGGGACAAGTACCTCGTTGCCATGTTGGGAGCGTTCCTGTCGTGGCGGGCGCTGCTGGGAATCCTCCTGTTTGCGTCCATGCAAGGGGCCGTGGTGGGCATCGTGATGTTGCTGCTGACCGGCCGGGCCGGGCCACGCGCGGAGGAGGCCGAGCCCGAGACGCCCGAGGGCGAGGTGCCGCCACTCACCATGACCTGGGAGTTCACGCAGCCGGGCCTTCCATTCTGGAAGCGCTTATTGCTTGTTCCCGTCTGTCTGCTGGTCCAGCCCATCCCCGATGCTCCGCTGGATGAGGAGGGCGAAGAGGAGGAGTGGATTCCAGAGCGCACCAGCATTCCCTTCGGCCCATGGCTGGCGCTCGCGGGGCTCGAACTGCTGCTGCTGGGCCCCTGGCTGGCGCGCATTCTGCCGCCGGACATCGCGATGATGCTGGGCGCCGTCCCATGA
- a CDS encoding PilN domain-containing protein, giving the protein MMIRINLLPVRAVKKREMGRQVLVLFAVVLIGAALANYGWYDNRDTELKTHRQGVATAKAKIAELEKIIGEVKNINTRKAEVEKKLAVLDSLRKGRNGPVRMMDALASATPKKVWISTFAEASNSVAIDGSAVSHDEVAEFMRGLNSVVWTPKGMGRLVDRRRDAKTARVELLTAEATIEEFPDGQVTPFFTNIDLKSAKQTQATPAGGPPLVDFKISLKSNYAI; this is encoded by the coding sequence ATGATGATTCGCATCAACCTGCTGCCCGTCCGGGCGGTGAAGAAGCGCGAGATGGGCCGGCAGGTGCTGGTCCTCTTCGCCGTGGTCCTGATTGGCGCGGCCTTGGCCAACTATGGCTGGTACGACAACCGCGACACCGAGCTGAAGACCCACCGTCAGGGCGTCGCGACGGCCAAGGCCAAGATCGCCGAGTTGGAGAAGATCATCGGCGAGGTGAAGAACATCAACACCCGCAAGGCCGAGGTCGAGAAGAAGCTGGCCGTGCTGGACTCGCTGCGCAAGGGGCGTAACGGTCCCGTTCGCATGATGGACGCGCTTGCGTCCGCGACGCCCAAGAAGGTGTGGATTTCGACCTTCGCCGAGGCCAGCAACTCCGTGGCCATTGATGGCTCGGCGGTGAGCCACGATGAGGTCGCGGAGTTCATGCGGGGACTCAACAGCGTGGTGTGGACGCCAAAGGGCATGGGGCGGTTGGTGGACCGCCGTCGCGACGCCAAGACAGCGCGCGTGGAGTTGCTCACCGCGGAGGCCACCATCGAGGAGTTCCCTGATGGGCAGGTCACGCCGTTCTTCACGAACATCGACCTGAAGAGCGCGAAGCAGACACAAGCGACCCCGGCGGGGGGCCCTCCGCTGGTCGATTTCAAGATTTCGCTGAAGTCCAACTACGCCATCTGA
- a CDS encoding type 4a pilus biogenesis protein PilO: MDKYLDQFVKAPPAIKFGGLAAAVIALTIGNFFLFIQPTEDAIKSQIAQRRKLDMELADKSEIAQNLNERRREMDVLEQKLSEALTELPEQRDIEELLAQINDIGKKSGLEISSVTPDKESVGGGEFFARIPIKMTVSGNYHEIALFLQEMSNMRRIVNVNNIKLGAAKLKNEKVVLESSFLATTFRFVEQKSSAAAGAKTTNAKAKK, encoded by the coding sequence ATGGACAAGTACCTGGATCAATTCGTCAAGGCGCCACCGGCCATCAAGTTCGGGGGGCTCGCTGCCGCGGTGATTGCCCTCACGATCGGCAACTTCTTCCTCTTCATCCAGCCGACGGAAGACGCCATCAAGTCGCAGATTGCCCAGCGGCGGAAGCTGGACATGGAACTGGCGGACAAGAGCGAGATCGCCCAGAACCTGAATGAGCGTCGGCGGGAGATGGACGTCCTGGAGCAGAAGCTCTCCGAGGCGTTGACCGAGCTGCCCGAGCAACGGGACATCGAGGAGTTGCTCGCGCAGATCAACGACATCGGAAAGAAGAGCGGCCTGGAGATCTCCAGTGTCACGCCAGACAAGGAGTCGGTTGGCGGAGGAGAGTTCTTCGCGCGCATCCCCATCAAGATGACGGTGAGCGGCAACTACCACGAGATTGCCCTCTTCCTTCAGGAGATGTCGAACATGCGCCGCATCGTCAACGTCAACAACATCAAGCTCGGCGCGGCGAAGCTCAAGAACGAGAAGGTCGTCCTGGAGAGCAGCTTCCTGGCGACGACGTTCCGGTTCGTCGAGCAGAAGAGCTCCGCTGCCGCGGGCGCGAAGACCACGAACGCGAAGGCGAAGAAATAG
- the pilA gene encoding type IV pilin protein PilA — MRVSRFNPRNRGFTLIELMIVVAIIGILAAIAIPNFIKFQARSKQSEAKTNLKALYTAQKAFFSEKDRYSNFANEIGFAPERGNRYAYRVSAAAGACEDRSLPDIPNAAAGVPCISNDSNRFGANSAIADPQPDVSTFTPQGAGGWNTTLGVQPTMEDCPNCNFFAGAVGNADNEVSNDDWVIAGFEGLGTVTACSEEGAVASGTPYNSHNDVACDD; from the coding sequence ATGCGCGTCTCGCGATTCAACCCCCGCAACCGTGGCTTCACGCTCATCGAGCTCATGATCGTGGTCGCCATCATCGGCATCCTGGCCGCCATCGCCATCCCGAACTTCATCAAGTTCCAGGCACGCTCCAAGCAGTCCGAGGCCAAGACGAACCTCAAGGCGCTGTACACGGCGCAGAAGGCGTTCTTCTCCGAGAAGGACCGCTACTCCAACTTCGCCAACGAGATCGGCTTCGCTCCTGAGCGCGGCAACCGCTACGCCTACCGCGTGTCTGCGGCGGCGGGCGCTTGCGAGGATCGTAGCCTGCCTGACATCCCGAACGCCGCCGCCGGCGTGCCTTGCATCTCCAACGACTCGAACCGCTTCGGTGCGAACAGCGCCATCGCCGATCCGCAGCCCGACGTCTCCACCTTCACCCCGCAGGGCGCTGGTGGTTGGAACACGACGCTCGGCGTGCAGCCGACCATGGAAGATTGCCCCAACTGCAACTTCTTCGCGGGCGCGGTTGGCAACGCGGACAACGAAGTCTCCAACGACGATTGGGTGATCGCCGGCTTCGAGGGCCTTGGCACCGTGACGGCCTGCTCCGAGGAGGGTGCTGTTGCCTCCGGTACGCCGTACAACTCCCACAACGACGTGGCCTGCGACGACTGA
- a CDS encoding sensor histidine kinase: MKGRLASVAFLLGSLSTGLAWLSVQPVLFRLLEAIRRWVPEGSAEAEVLARVRAVLPVILGLDLVALTVLTYVVLDLMVGRPLRRTEAVVEQFGRLELDPHLVPTQSGSVVSRIQRSLQRMAEALRDEQALTRAQMESLRESNARLARTQTELVASERLATVGRLAAGVAHEVGNPLAGILGYVALARSKADTPELKDFLERIDHEVQRIDRIIRGLLDLGRPGATSMGPVDVGAVVETCVRLVRAAPELADVTVDLRLEPGALARADAGPLSQIVINLLLNAAQAMGGQGAVRVSSRCEAGETRLVVEDAGPGIPAEVMPRLFEPFFTTKGRGGTGLGLAVSQRLAQVMGGRLEAENVPGGGARFTVSLPAP, from the coding sequence ATGAAGGGGCGTCTCGCCAGCGTCGCGTTCCTGCTGGGCTCTTTGTCGACGGGGCTCGCGTGGTTGTCGGTCCAGCCAGTGCTCTTCCGCTTGTTGGAGGCCATTCGCCGGTGGGTTCCGGAGGGCAGCGCGGAAGCAGAAGTCCTTGCGCGAGTGCGCGCTGTCCTGCCGGTCATTCTGGGCCTGGACCTGGTCGCGCTGACGGTCCTGACCTACGTGGTGTTGGACTTGATGGTGGGCCGTCCGCTGCGCCGCACGGAGGCCGTGGTGGAGCAGTTCGGACGGTTGGAGTTGGACCCTCACCTGGTTCCGACCCAAAGCGGCTCGGTGGTGTCGCGCATCCAGCGCTCGCTGCAACGAATGGCCGAGGCACTTCGGGACGAGCAGGCGCTCACGCGAGCGCAGATGGAGTCCCTTCGCGAGTCCAACGCGCGACTGGCGCGTACGCAGACAGAGTTGGTGGCGTCGGAGCGGCTCGCGACGGTGGGGCGGTTGGCGGCGGGCGTGGCCCACGAAGTGGGCAATCCGCTGGCGGGCATCCTCGGATACGTGGCCCTGGCCCGGTCGAAGGCGGACACGCCCGAGTTGAAGGACTTCCTGGAGCGCATCGACCATGAGGTCCAGCGCATCGACCGAATCATCCGGGGGTTGTTGGACCTGGGGCGTCCTGGCGCGACCTCGATGGGGCCGGTCGATGTCGGGGCCGTGGTGGAGACCTGTGTCAGGCTGGTGCGTGCCGCGCCCGAACTGGCTGACGTGACGGTGGACCTGCGCCTGGAGCCCGGGGCGCTCGCTCGGGCGGATGCGGGGCCACTCTCCCAGATTGTCATCAACCTGCTGCTGAACGCGGCCCAGGCCATGGGGGGGCAGGGGGCTGTTCGAGTTTCCTCTCGGTGTGAGGCGGGAGAGACCCGGCTGGTCGTGGAGGATGCAGGCCCGGGCATTCCCGCAGAGGTCATGCCGCGTCTCTTCGAGCCTTTCTTCACGACGAAGGGGCGAGGGGGGACCGGGCTGGGGCTGGCGGTGTCTCAGCGGCTGGCCCAGGTCATGGGAGGGCGGCTCGAAGCGGAAAACGTTCCGGGTGGAGGTGCTCGCTTCACCGTCTCCTTGCCCGCACCCTGA